The Microbacterium sp. SORGH_AS_0862 genome has a segment encoding these proteins:
- a CDS encoding NUDIX domain-containing protein, with product MTIEPPAPGEPRRPLGPRDPGDAWVVAPTGERYWGRFGAAGLLAVDPVRGVLLQHRVSWSHHGGTWALPGGARHEGESALDGALREATEEAGVPEGAVRPRLMSVFDLGYWSYATVVADVVDAFDPVISDPESVELSWVPVADVDDYPLHPGFAASWPRLRELLAVRPKIVVDAANVVGSVPDGWWKDRAGAAERLVERLRGLAVRGIAGDALGLAEDRWYPEIKVVLEGKAREAAPGGEVLYAASYRTPDVLVIRAEAAGDDAIVWTAREEAEWGARVTVVSSDRELAARCEAVGASVRGTRWLLDLLED from the coding sequence GTGACGATCGAACCCCCCGCCCCCGGAGAGCCGCGCCGGCCGCTGGGGCCGCGGGATCCGGGGGATGCCTGGGTCGTCGCGCCCACGGGAGAGCGCTACTGGGGTCGCTTCGGAGCCGCGGGGCTGCTCGCGGTCGACCCGGTGCGCGGCGTGCTGCTGCAGCACCGGGTGTCCTGGAGTCACCACGGCGGCACGTGGGCGCTGCCCGGGGGTGCGCGCCACGAGGGCGAGTCGGCTCTCGACGGTGCCCTGCGCGAGGCGACCGAGGAAGCGGGCGTTCCCGAGGGCGCGGTACGACCGCGGCTCATGAGCGTGTTCGACCTCGGCTACTGGTCGTACGCGACGGTCGTCGCGGATGTCGTGGACGCCTTCGATCCGGTCATCAGCGACCCCGAGAGCGTGGAGCTGTCGTGGGTGCCGGTCGCGGACGTCGACGACTATCCGCTGCATCCCGGCTTCGCTGCATCCTGGCCGCGGCTGCGTGAGCTGCTGGCCGTGCGGCCGAAGATCGTGGTGGATGCGGCGAACGTCGTCGGCTCGGTGCCGGACGGCTGGTGGAAGGACCGCGCGGGCGCGGCTGAGCGGCTCGTCGAGCGGCTTCGCGGCCTGGCCGTGCGCGGCATCGCCGGCGATGCCCTGGGATTGGCGGAGGACCGCTGGTACCCGGAGATCAAGGTCGTGCTGGAGGGGAAGGCCCGCGAAGCCGCGCCGGGCGGGGAGGTTCTCTACGCCGCCTCCTACCGGACTCCGGACGTGCTGGTGATCCGCGCCGAGGCCGCGGGCGACGACGCGATCGTCTGGACGGCGCGCGAGGAAGCGGAGTGGGGTGCTCGGGTCACTGTCGTTTCGAGCGATCGCGAGCTCGCAGCGCGCTGCGAGGCCGTCGGTGCCTCTGTGCGGGGAACGCGCTGGCTGCTGGACCTCCTCGAGGACTGA
- a CDS encoding ribonucleoside triphosphate reductase, whose product MSTSTTARSIPVAPTIDEYLSRGDWRVNANANQGYSLGGMMLNTSGKVIANYWLDQVYAPEAGAAHRDGDLHIHDLDMFAGYCAGWSLRTLLEQGFNGVPGKVSSAAPRHLSSALGQMVNFLGTLQNEWAGAQAFSSFDTYLAPFVRLDALDAETVRQAIEEFVFNLNVPSRWGTQTPFTNLTLDWTCPDDLADQRPMIGGRVCDFTYGDLAPEMAMINRAFIDVMTAGDADGRAFTFPIPTYNITKDFDWDDPAVDALFAMTAKYGLPYFQNFVNSDLDPHMIRSMCCRLQLDLTQLLARGNGLFGSAEQTGSLGVVTVNCARLGYLHPGDEAGLIARLDELLEIARDSLEAKRVVIQRHIDGGLFPYTKRYLGTLDNHFSTIGVNGLNELVRNFTGDTDDITSEAGHALVARILDHIRDRMVEFQEATGTMYNLEATPAEGATYRFAKSDIARYEGIRHAGTDDNPYYTNSSQLPVGYTDDAFEALLLQEDLQQKYTGGTVLHLYMGEAVSSAAACRTLVRRALEKFRLPYITITPTFSICPRHGYRSGEHTVCPECGADCEVWTRVMGYFRPVSSFNVGKKGEAAERVAFAESRSLAAAAV is encoded by the coding sequence ATGTCCACGTCCACCACCGCCCGCTCGATCCCCGTCGCCCCCACGATCGACGAGTACCTCTCCCGCGGAGACTGGCGCGTCAACGCCAACGCCAACCAGGGATACTCCCTCGGCGGCATGATGCTCAACACGTCGGGCAAGGTCATCGCGAACTACTGGCTCGACCAGGTCTACGCGCCGGAGGCGGGTGCCGCGCACCGCGACGGCGACCTCCACATCCACGACCTCGACATGTTCGCCGGATACTGCGCCGGCTGGTCGCTGCGCACCCTGCTCGAGCAGGGGTTCAACGGGGTGCCGGGCAAGGTCTCCTCCGCCGCGCCCCGGCACCTCTCGAGCGCGCTCGGACAGATGGTGAACTTCCTCGGGACGCTCCAGAACGAGTGGGCGGGCGCCCAGGCGTTCAGCTCGTTCGACACGTACCTCGCACCGTTCGTGCGCCTCGACGCCCTCGACGCCGAGACCGTCCGGCAGGCGATCGAGGAGTTCGTCTTCAACCTCAACGTCCCCTCCCGGTGGGGCACCCAGACCCCCTTCACCAACCTCACCCTCGATTGGACGTGCCCGGACGACCTCGCCGACCAGCGACCGATGATCGGCGGCCGGGTGTGCGACTTCACGTACGGCGACCTCGCCCCCGAGATGGCGATGATCAACCGGGCGTTCATCGACGTCATGACCGCCGGCGACGCCGATGGACGGGCCTTCACCTTCCCCATCCCGACCTACAACATCACGAAGGACTTCGACTGGGACGACCCCGCCGTCGATGCCCTGTTCGCCATGACCGCCAAGTACGGGCTGCCCTACTTCCAGAACTTCGTGAACTCCGACCTCGACCCGCACATGATCCGGTCGATGTGCTGCCGCCTCCAGCTCGACCTCACCCAGCTGCTCGCCCGCGGCAACGGCCTGTTCGGCTCGGCGGAGCAGACCGGATCCCTCGGCGTCGTCACCGTGAACTGCGCACGCCTCGGTTACCTGCACCCGGGCGACGAGGCGGGTCTCATCGCCCGCCTCGACGAGCTGCTCGAGATCGCCCGCGACAGCCTCGAAGCCAAGCGCGTCGTGATCCAGCGCCACATCGACGGGGGCCTGTTCCCCTACACGAAGCGCTACCTCGGAACGCTCGACAACCACTTCTCCACGATCGGCGTCAACGGGCTCAACGAGCTCGTGCGCAACTTCACCGGCGACACGGACGACATCACCTCGGAGGCGGGACACGCCCTCGTCGCCCGCATCCTGGATCACATCCGCGACCGGATGGTGGAGTTCCAGGAGGCGACCGGCACGATGTACAACCTCGAGGCGACGCCCGCCGAGGGCGCCACGTACCGCTTCGCGAAGAGCGACATCGCCCGCTACGAGGGCATCCGCCACGCGGGCACCGACGACAACCCGTACTACACGAACTCGTCGCAGCTGCCGGTCGGCTACACCGATGACGCGTTCGAGGCCCTTCTGCTGCAGGAGGACCTGCAGCAGAAGTACACGGGCGGCACGGTGCTGCATCTCTACATGGGCGAGGCCGTCTCCTCGGCGGCTGCCTGCCGGACGCTCGTGCGTCGCGCGCTCGAGAAGTTCCGGCTGCCGTACATCACCATCACGCCGACCTTCTCGATCTGCCCCCGCCACGGCTACCGCTCGGGCGAGCACACCGTGTGCCCCGAGTGCGGTGCCGACTGCGAGGTGTGGACGCGGGTCATGGGCTACTTCCGCCCCGTGTCGTCGTTCAACGTGGGCAAGAAGGGCGAGGCCGCCGAGCGCGTCGCGTTCGCCGAGTCGCGCTCCCTCGCCGCCGCGGCGGTGTGA
- a CDS encoding anaerobic ribonucleoside-triphosphate reductase activating protein has protein sequence MIPAAIDPATLRIAGLTRLSTVDWPDRLVATVFLQGCPWDCFYCHNPALRAPRAPAAMSWQTLRAFLKKRRGLLDGVVFSGGEPTMQPALPAAIAAVRQLGFAVGLHTAGIYPAALARILPYVDWVGLDIKTSKRLYEKVTGFSNSAERSWGSLSVVLAESAARAETNRPLDYEVRTTVHPEAADAAELAVLGHRLADAGVTCWTLQRFRSEGTRIPLPRVGEASYEVSLDTVPGERFARFAVR, from the coding sequence GTGATCCCCGCCGCGATCGATCCCGCCACCCTGCGCATCGCCGGTCTCACGCGTCTGTCCACGGTCGACTGGCCCGACAGGCTCGTCGCGACCGTCTTCCTGCAGGGGTGCCCCTGGGACTGCTTCTACTGCCACAACCCTGCGCTGCGCGCTCCCCGCGCGCCCGCGGCGATGAGCTGGCAGACGCTGCGGGCGTTCCTGAAGAAGCGGCGGGGACTGCTCGACGGCGTCGTATTCTCGGGCGGCGAGCCCACGATGCAGCCCGCGCTGCCGGCGGCGATCGCGGCGGTGCGTCAGCTCGGGTTCGCGGTCGGACTGCACACGGCGGGGATCTATCCGGCGGCGCTCGCCCGCATCCTGCCCTACGTCGACTGGGTGGGCCTGGACATCAAGACGAGCAAGCGGCTCTACGAGAAGGTCACCGGCTTCTCCAACAGCGCCGAACGCTCCTGGGGCTCGCTGTCGGTCGTGCTGGCCGAGTCGGCGGCGCGCGCGGAGACGAACCGCCCGCTCGACTACGAAGTGCGCACGACGGTTCACCCGGAGGCGGCGGATGCGGCCGAGCTCGCCGTGCTCGGACACCGACTCGCCGACGCCGGGGTCACCTGCTGGACGCTGCAGCGCTTCCGCAGCGAAGGCACCCGCATCCCCCTGCCCCGTGTCGGCGAGGCCTCCTACGAGGTCTCGCTCGACACGGTGCCGGGTGAGCGGTTCGCGCGGTTCGCGGTGCGCTGA
- the der gene encoding ribosome biogenesis GTPase Der produces the protein MRAEDEYEAGPDQLEETLAGIDDTLAEQRAIALRASLEDYDLDDDDAEVLAGLVGSGDGIEYLPALPVVAIVGRPNVGKSALVNRILGRREAVVEDTPGVTRDRVTYKAEWLERRFSLVDTGGWEPDAKGIDRSVAAQAEVAIDLADVVLFVVDAMVGATSTDEHVVKLLRRSGKPVMLVANKIDDARQEPEAAALWNLGLGEPHPVSAIHGRGVADLLDELVKVLPDVSAVAKHEIGGPRRVAILGRPNVGKSSLLNKAAGEERVVVNELAGTTRDPVDEIVDLGGKLWRLVDTAGIRRRVHLQQGADFYASLRTSAALEKAEVAVVVLDVSEPLSEQDVRIIDMVLESGRALVLAFNKWDRLNDDDMANIDRRRYLEREIEQDLAHVAWAPRVNISARTGRHLEKLVPALETALESWDQRISTGKFNAFLSELVAEHPHPVRGGKQPRILFGTQAGTRPPTFVLFTTGFLDPGYRRFIQRRLRELYGFEGTPIVINMRVRERRQR, from the coding sequence ATGCGCGCTGAGGACGAGTACGAAGCCGGACCAGATCAGCTCGAGGAGACCCTCGCCGGGATCGACGACACACTCGCGGAGCAGCGTGCGATCGCGCTGCGGGCGTCGCTCGAGGACTACGACCTCGACGACGACGACGCCGAGGTGCTCGCGGGGCTCGTCGGCTCCGGGGACGGCATCGAGTACCTGCCGGCGCTGCCGGTGGTCGCGATCGTCGGTCGTCCGAACGTCGGCAAGTCCGCGCTCGTGAACCGCATCCTCGGACGCCGCGAAGCCGTCGTCGAGGACACCCCGGGTGTCACGCGCGACCGGGTGACGTACAAGGCGGAGTGGCTCGAGCGCCGCTTCTCGCTCGTCGACACCGGCGGCTGGGAACCCGACGCCAAGGGCATCGACCGCTCGGTCGCCGCGCAGGCCGAGGTGGCGATCGACCTCGCGGACGTGGTGCTGTTCGTGGTCGACGCGATGGTGGGCGCCACCTCGACCGACGAGCACGTCGTCAAGCTCCTGCGCCGCAGCGGCAAGCCCGTCATGCTCGTCGCCAACAAGATCGACGACGCGCGCCAGGAGCCCGAAGCGGCGGCGCTGTGGAACCTGGGCCTCGGCGAGCCGCATCCGGTCTCCGCCATTCACGGCCGCGGGGTCGCGGACCTGCTCGACGAGCTCGTGAAGGTGCTGCCGGACGTCTCAGCCGTCGCCAAGCACGAGATCGGCGGCCCGCGCCGCGTCGCGATCCTCGGGCGCCCCAACGTGGGCAAGTCGTCGCTGCTGAACAAGGCGGCCGGCGAGGAGCGCGTCGTCGTCAACGAGCTCGCCGGCACCACCCGCGACCCGGTCGACGAGATCGTCGACCTCGGCGGCAAGCTCTGGCGTCTGGTCGACACCGCCGGCATCCGCCGCCGCGTGCACCTGCAGCAGGGCGCGGACTTCTACGCGTCGCTGCGCACCTCGGCGGCGCTCGAGAAGGCCGAAGTCGCCGTCGTCGTGCTGGACGTGTCGGAGCCCCTGAGCGAGCAGGACGTGCGCATCATCGACATGGTGCTCGAGTCGGGCCGCGCGCTCGTGCTCGCCTTCAACAAGTGGGACCGCCTGAACGACGACGACATGGCGAACATCGACCGTCGCCGGTACCTCGAGCGCGAGATCGAGCAGGACCTCGCGCACGTCGCGTGGGCCCCGCGCGTCAACATCTCCGCGCGCACCGGTCGCCACCTCGAGAAGCTCGTCCCGGCGCTCGAGACGGCCCTCGAGTCGTGGGACCAGCGCATCTCGACGGGCAAGTTCAACGCCTTCCTCTCCGAGCTCGTCGCCGAGCACCCGCACCCCGTGCGCGGCGGCAAGCAGCCCCGCATCCTGTTCGGGACCCAGGCGGGTACGCGTCCGCCGACCTTCGTGCTGTTCACGACAGGCTTCCTGGACCCCGGCTACCGCCGGTTCATCCAGCGCCGCCTGCGTGAGCTGTACGGCTTCGAGGGCACGCCCATCGTCATCAACATGCGGGTGCGCGAGCGCCGCCAGCGCTGA
- the cmk gene encoding (d)CMP kinase produces the protein MSDSAVTIVAVDGPAGSGKSSVSKEVARRLGYGYLDTGAVYRSLAWHALDRSVDTSDATAVLEAMGDFDGSISLDPDDYWVRVGDADVTEAIRETRVTEAVSSVARVPVVRHTVNARFRALVAESGRPGVVVEGRDITTVVAPDAPVRILLTAAPEVRAARRSAEVSGQDAASVADSLRRRDASDSTVVDFMSAAEGVEVVDSTHLDFDETVAAVLAVAEKMQEVRDAR, from the coding sequence ATGAGTGATTCCGCCGTCACGATCGTCGCCGTCGACGGCCCCGCCGGCAGCGGCAAGTCCTCGGTCTCGAAGGAAGTCGCCCGACGCCTCGGCTACGGCTACCTCGACACGGGCGCGGTGTACCGCTCGCTCGCGTGGCACGCGCTCGACCGCTCCGTCGACACCTCCGACGCCACCGCGGTGCTCGAGGCGATGGGCGACTTCGACGGCAGCATCTCGCTGGATCCGGACGACTACTGGGTGCGGGTGGGCGACGCGGACGTCACCGAGGCGATTCGCGAGACGCGCGTGACCGAGGCGGTCAGCAGCGTCGCGCGGGTCCCCGTCGTGCGCCACACCGTGAACGCGCGTTTCCGTGCCCTGGTCGCCGAGTCCGGCCGGCCCGGTGTGGTCGTCGAGGGACGCGACATCACCACGGTCGTCGCTCCCGATGCGCCGGTGCGCATCCTGCTCACGGCGGCCCCAGAGGTGCGCGCCGCCCGGCGCAGCGCCGAGGTCAGCGGACAGGATGCGGCGTCGGTCGCCGATTCGCTGCGGCGCCGTGACGCATCAGATTCCACCGTCGTCGACTTCATGTCGGCGGCCGAAGGGGTCGAGGTCGTGGATTCCACGCACCTCGACTTCGATGAGACAGTGGCGGCCGTTCTCGCGGTCGCCGAGAAGATGCAGGAGGTGCGCGATGCGCGCTGA
- a CDS encoding prephenate dehydrogenase — protein MSESNGTSAPARVAARTSGTVRVVGAGLLGASIGHALRALDVDVVLDDTSPAQLRLAIDYGAGRAAAPDDAPGLIVVAVPPDVIADVVERELAAYPGAVVTDVASVKGQPLRALRARGVDLTRYIGSHPMAGRERGGAIAARADLFIGRPWVVCRDEETTAADLALVEGLALDLGATPIEMAPEEHDRSVALVSHVPQLVSSLLAARLTAAPEDALRLAGQGVRDTTRLAASAPELWVQILGANAAPVVDVLDAFAQDLAAVADALREPDAPGSRRGVADTILRGNQGVERLPGKHGQNRRFETIVVMVDDTPGQLGRLFGELGELGVNVEDLRLEHSPGAQFGLAEISVVPAIAAPAVAGLEARGWRIASSANE, from the coding sequence GTGAGCGAGTCGAACGGCACCAGCGCGCCCGCGCGGGTCGCCGCGCGCACCTCGGGTACCGTCCGCGTCGTCGGTGCGGGCCTGCTGGGCGCCAGCATCGGTCACGCCCTGCGTGCCCTGGACGTCGACGTCGTGCTCGACGACACCTCACCCGCCCAGCTCCGCCTCGCGATCGACTACGGCGCCGGACGCGCCGCGGCCCCCGACGACGCTCCCGGCCTCATCGTGGTGGCGGTGCCCCCCGACGTGATCGCCGACGTCGTCGAACGAGAGCTCGCCGCCTACCCGGGGGCGGTCGTGACGGACGTCGCGAGCGTCAAGGGACAGCCGCTGCGCGCGCTGCGCGCGCGCGGGGTGGACCTCACGCGGTACATCGGCTCGCATCCCATGGCGGGCCGCGAACGCGGCGGCGCCATCGCGGCACGCGCCGACCTGTTCATCGGCCGGCCGTGGGTGGTCTGCCGCGACGAGGAGACCACCGCCGCCGATCTGGCGCTCGTGGAGGGACTTGCGCTCGATCTGGGTGCGACGCCGATCGAGATGGCCCCCGAGGAGCACGACCGCTCGGTCGCCCTCGTCTCGCACGTGCCGCAGCTCGTGTCGAGCCTGCTCGCCGCGCGGCTCACGGCAGCGCCCGAGGACGCCCTGCGCCTGGCCGGGCAGGGCGTTCGCGACACGACCCGGCTCGCCGCGTCCGCACCCGAGCTCTGGGTGCAGATCCTCGGCGCCAACGCCGCTCCGGTCGTCGACGTGCTCGACGCCTTCGCCCAAGATCTCGCCGCCGTCGCCGACGCGCTGCGGGAGCCGGATGCGCCGGGCTCGCGTCGCGGTGTCGCCGACACGATCCTGCGCGGCAATCAGGGCGTCGAACGGCTGCCCGGCAAGCACGGTCAGAACCGTCGCTTCGAGACCATCGTCGTCATGGTGGACGACACTCCGGGCCAGCTCGGCCGTCTGTTCGGCGAGCTCGGCGAGCTCGGGGTGAACGTCGAGGACCTGCGCCTGGAGCATTCTCCCGGCGCCCAGTTCGGCCTGGCAGAGATCAGTGTCGTTCCCGCGATCGCCGCACCCGCCGTGGCGGGCCTCGAGGCGCGCGGGTGGAGGATTGCGAGCAGTGCCAATGAGTGA
- a CDS encoding pseudouridine synthase translates to MTDTEGVRLQKALANAGVASRRVAEQYIVEGRVRVNGAVVTELGSRIDPEVDLVDVDGVAVEFDQSKRYVMLNKPTGVVSSMGDDRGRRDLREFTRDFEERLYNVGRLDADTSGLLLLTNDGELAHVLAHPSFGVTKVYIAKVDGRVSAQTISALTRGFELEDGFIRADKARLLDASATSSLVELTLHSGRNRIVRRMMASVGHPVLELVRRQFGPLHLGTLPAGRMRELTKIERGALLTLARRDQVSDPPGEQENQ, encoded by the coding sequence ATGACCGACACCGAGGGCGTCCGCCTGCAGAAGGCGCTCGCGAACGCGGGCGTCGCCTCACGCCGCGTGGCGGAGCAGTACATCGTCGAAGGGCGGGTGCGCGTGAACGGCGCCGTCGTCACCGAGCTCGGCAGCCGGATCGATCCCGAGGTCGATCTCGTCGACGTGGACGGCGTCGCCGTCGAGTTCGACCAGTCGAAGCGATACGTGATGCTCAACAAGCCCACCGGTGTCGTCAGCTCGATGGGGGACGACCGCGGGCGCCGCGACCTCCGCGAGTTCACCCGCGACTTCGAGGAGCGCCTCTACAACGTCGGTCGCCTGGACGCCGACACGTCGGGCCTGCTCCTGCTGACGAACGACGGAGAGCTGGCCCACGTGCTCGCTCACCCCTCGTTCGGGGTCACGAAGGTCTACATCGCGAAGGTCGACGGCCGGGTGTCGGCGCAGACGATCTCAGCCCTCACGCGCGGTTTCGAGCTGGAGGACGGCTTCATCCGGGCGGACAAGGCCCGCCTTCTCGATGCCTCCGCCACGAGCAGCCTCGTGGAGCTCACGCTGCACTCCGGCCGCAACCGCATCGTGCGTCGCATGATGGCCTCGGTCGGCCATCCCGTTCTCGAACTCGTGCGCCGGCAGTTCGGGCCTCTCCACCTGGGAACACTCCCGGCGGGACGGATGCGGGAGTTGACTAAGATCGAGCGGGGTGCGCTTCTCACGCTCGCGCGCCGTGACCAGGTGTCCGACCCGCCCGGAGAGCAGGAGAACCAGTGA
- the scpB gene encoding SMC-Scp complex subunit ScpB: MTDDIRTEESETTAWPQDVGSVARRLEAVLLILDEPHSVVALAAAVSAPVPAVRKAIAALVADYDGEDGGPRRGFELREVGGGWRLYVREEYDRVITEFLGTQQPARLSQAALETLAVIAYKQPVTRGQVASIRAVNVDSVVRTLVGRGLITEVGHDGETGAILYGTTDALLEKLGINAIDELPHISPLLDDGSTGFEETAR, translated from the coding sequence ATGACCGATGACATCCGCACCGAGGAATCGGAGACGACCGCCTGGCCGCAGGATGTGGGCTCGGTCGCGCGCCGGCTCGAGGCCGTGCTGCTGATCCTGGACGAGCCGCACAGCGTGGTCGCGCTCGCGGCCGCCGTCAGCGCGCCCGTCCCGGCGGTGCGCAAAGCGATCGCGGCGCTCGTCGCGGACTACGACGGCGAGGACGGCGGTCCGCGACGCGGCTTCGAGCTGCGCGAGGTGGGCGGCGGATGGCGCCTCTACGTGCGCGAGGAGTACGACCGCGTCATCACCGAGTTCCTCGGCACCCAGCAGCCGGCTCGCCTGTCGCAGGCGGCGCTGGAGACCCTCGCGGTCATCGCCTACAAGCAGCCCGTCACCCGTGGTCAGGTCGCGTCGATCCGCGCCGTCAACGTCGACTCGGTCGTGCGCACGCTCGTGGGTCGAGGCCTCATCACCGAGGTCGGACACGACGGGGAGACCGGCGCCATCCTGTACGGCACGACCGATGCACTGCTCGAGAAGCTCGGCATCAACGCGATCGACGAGCTTCCGCACATCTCACCGCTGCTCGATGACGGCAGCACCGGCTTCGAGGAGACCGCACGATGA
- a CDS encoding ScpA family protein, whose amino-acid sequence MAPSPEPQDAATDGFRVSLGVFDGPFDLLLTLISQHELDITDVALSVVTDEFIAYLRQLGPDAELDEASEFLVVATTLLDMKVAGLLPQGELVDAEAVALLEARDLLFARLLQYRAFKEVSAWFARSLEREERRHARSVRIDERYRQAAPELVWTLSTEDFAALAMLAMAPKEIPTVGLDHLHAPLVSIREQAAIVVTLLRQRGTLTFRELIAGVDASGIVVARFLSILELYRHAALSFEQLEPLGELTLRWSAERWSEENLATLGADYDR is encoded by the coding sequence GTGGCGCCGTCGCCTGAGCCGCAGGACGCGGCCACCGACGGATTCCGGGTATCGCTGGGCGTCTTCGACGGCCCGTTCGACCTGCTGCTGACCCTCATCTCGCAGCACGAGCTCGACATCACGGATGTGGCGCTCAGCGTCGTGACCGACGAGTTCATCGCGTACCTCCGCCAGCTCGGGCCGGATGCGGAGCTCGACGAGGCATCCGAGTTCCTCGTCGTCGCCACCACCCTGCTCGACATGAAGGTGGCGGGGCTGCTCCCGCAGGGCGAGCTCGTGGATGCGGAGGCGGTGGCTCTGCTCGAAGCGCGCGACCTGCTGTTCGCCCGGCTGCTGCAGTACCGTGCCTTCAAGGAAGTGTCCGCCTGGTTCGCGCGCTCCCTGGAACGCGAAGAGAGGCGGCACGCGCGCAGCGTCCGCATCGACGAGCGGTACCGCCAGGCCGCGCCGGAGCTCGTCTGGACGCTCAGCACCGAGGACTTCGCCGCGCTCGCCATGCTGGCGATGGCGCCGAAGGAGATCCCGACAGTCGGGCTCGATCACCTGCATGCGCCGCTGGTCAGCATCCGCGAGCAGGCGGCGATCGTGGTGACGCTGCTGCGCCAGCGCGGCACGCTCACCTTCCGCGAACTGATCGCCGGAGTGGACGCCTCCGGCATCGTCGTCGCACGATTCCTCTCCATCCTCGAGCTGTACCGCCACGCGGCACTGTCGTTCGAGCAACTGGAGCCCCTCGGCGAGCTGACCCTGCGCTGGAGCGCGGAACGCTGGTCCGAGGAGAACCTCGCCACCCTGGGAGCCGACTATGACCGATGA
- a CDS encoding ParA family protein, translating to MKQAGRGTKGDVPLGPTGRPYQGFATPPALAAHGPARIIALCNQKGGVGKTTTTINLAASLAHYGRKVLAVDFDPQGALSAGLGITTHDVPTIYDLLLDTKRDPREVIVKTSVDGLDVLPANIDLSAAEVHLVNEVARETILARVLRHVAGEYDVILIDCQPSLGLLTVNALTASHGVLIPLECEFFALRGVALLIETIDKVRDRLNPSITLDGVLATMYDPRTLHSREVLERVVEAFGDDVLETVIGRTVKFPDASVSGMPITEFAPEHAAAQAYLRLARELVARGAVA from the coding sequence GTGAAGCAGGCGGGTAGAGGCACGAAGGGCGATGTGCCCCTCGGCCCGACCGGTCGCCCCTATCAGGGGTTCGCGACACCGCCGGCGCTCGCTGCCCACGGCCCCGCGCGTATCATCGCCCTCTGCAACCAGAAGGGCGGGGTCGGCAAGACGACCACGACCATCAACCTAGCCGCATCCCTCGCGCACTACGGCCGCAAGGTGCTGGCGGTCGACTTCGATCCGCAGGGCGCGCTGTCCGCGGGCCTGGGCATCACCACGCACGATGTGCCCACGATCTACGACCTGCTGCTGGACACGAAGCGCGACCCGCGCGAGGTCATCGTGAAGACCTCCGTCGACGGTCTCGACGTGCTCCCGGCGAACATCGACCTCTCCGCCGCCGAGGTGCACCTGGTCAACGAGGTGGCGCGCGAGACGATCCTCGCGCGCGTGCTCCGCCACGTGGCGGGGGAGTACGACGTCATCCTCATCGACTGCCAACCCTCGCTGGGGCTGCTGACGGTCAACGCCCTCACGGCGAGTCACGGCGTGCTCATCCCGCTCGAGTGCGAGTTCTTCGCGCTGCGCGGGGTCGCCCTGCTGATCGAGACGATCGACAAGGTGCGCGACCGGCTGAATCCCTCGATCACCCTCGACGGGGTGCTCGCCACGATGTACGACCCGCGCACGCTCCATTCGCGCGAGGTGCTCGAACGCGTGGTCGAGGCGTTCGGCGACGACGTGCTGGAGACCGTGATCGGGCGCACCGTGAAGTTCCCCGACGCGTCGGTGTCGGGGATGCCCATCACCGAGTTCGCTCCCGAGCATGCCGCGGCGCAGGCCTACCTGCGTCTCGCGCGGGAGCTGGTCGCCCGTGGCGCCGTCGCCTGA